GCACCGCCGACGCCGTCCGCGCCGCGCACCCCGCCGTCGAGGTGGTCGAGCTGCCCGCCAACACCGGGGCGGTGGCCCGCACCGACGGCGTCCACCGGGCCCGCACCCGCTACGTCGCCTTCGCCGACGACGACTCGTGGTGGGAACCCGGTGCGCTGGGGCGCGCAGCCGACCTGCTCGACGCCCACCCGGACGTCGCGGTCGTGGTCGGCCGGGTCCGGATGGCCGCCGACGGCAGCGAGGACGCCGTCACCCGCAAGCACCGCGCCGAGGTGCTGGGCCGCTCCCCCGCCGGGCCCGACGTGCTCAGCTTCCCGGCCTTCGCGGCCGTGGTCCGCCGCGACGCCCACCTCGCCGTCGGCGGCTTCTCCCCGCTGCTCTTCTTCGGCGGCGAGGAGCACCTGCTCGCCCTCGACCTGGCCGCCGCCGGCTGGCAGCTGGTCTTCGCCGAGGACGTCGTCGCCTGGCACTCCCCCGCCGGCCCAGACCGCCCGACGCCCGCCCGGTGGGCGCTGCAGACCCGCAACGACGTGCTCGTCGACTGGCTCCGCCGGCCGCTGCCGGTGGCGCTCGCGGCGACCGCCCGGCTGGCCCGGCGGGCTGCGACCGACGCCGCCGCCCGGCGGGCGCTGGCAGGGCTGCTGCGCCGGCTCCCGGCCGCGCTGCGCGGCCGACGGCCGGTGCCGGCCGAGGTCGAGCGCCGGTTCGCCCTGGCCCAGCGGCCGCTGGGCTAGTCGACCAGCTGCAGCGCCCCGGTCGGGCAGGACCGGACGGCGGTCTCCACGGCGTCGGCGTCGGTGACCTCGCCGACCTGCAGCACGCCGTCGGCGTCGAGCTCGAACACCCCCGGCGCCTCCATCTCGCAGACCCCGGCGCTCATGCAGACCTCCCGGTCCACCACCACCCGGGTCACCGGGCATCCGCCAGCCGGGCCGGCAGCCGCTTGAGACCGTTGACGAACGAGGACTGCAGCCGGGCCGGCGGTCCGATCACCTCCAGGTCGGGCAGCGCGTCGGCGAAGGCCCGGAAGGCCACGCCGATCTCCCGCCGGGCCAGGTGCGCACCCAGGCAGAAGTGCGGCCCGCGCGAGCCGAAGCCGACGTGGGGGTTGGGGTCGCGGGACAGGTCGAACCGGTGCGGGTCGGCGAAGACGTCGGGGTCGCGGTTGGCGGCGGCGTAGAAGAGCAGGAACTTCGAGCCGGCCGGGAACGAGCGGCCGGAGAGCTCGACGTCCCGGGTCGCCGTCCGGCGCATCCAGGTGATCGGGCTGGTCCAGCGCACCACCTCCTCCACCGCG
The Modestobacter versicolor genome window above contains:
- a CDS encoding glycosyltransferase encodes the protein MSTEPRVTVVIATRDRRGSLLRSLAHLDGGAPVVVVDNASADGTADAVRAAHPAVEVVELPANTGAVARTDGVHRARTRYVAFADDDSWWEPGALGRAADLLDAHPDVAVVVGRVRMAADGSEDAVTRKHRAEVLGRSPAGPDVLSFPAFAAVVRRDAHLAVGGFSPLLFFGGEEHLLALDLAAAGWQLVFAEDVVAWHSPAGPDRPTPARWALQTRNDVLVDWLRRPLPVALAATARLARRAATDAAARRALAGLLRRLPAALRGRRPVPAEVERRFALAQRPLG
- a CDS encoding ferredoxin, yielding MTRVVVDREVCMSAGVCEMEAPGVFELDADGVLQVGEVTDADAVETAVRSCPTGALQLVD